TGGTATCACTTCAATCATACATGTTCTCTTCTCAGGATTTTGATCATGTCTCACGATATCTTGAGGCAGAGCAAATTGGTGCCATTGTGCATGAGCAAGAAAAGAAAGCTGCCTGGAAAACTGCACAGTTACAACATATTCGAGAGAGTGAGGAAAAAATACATCAACGCCACTTGCAAGTGGAGAAAATGAAATCTGAGATGCTTAATTTGCAAATACAGCTTCACAGTATGAACTCAATTGCTAACGGTGGTAACAGTACTCCTAATACTGAAGGCCTGAGAAGGAGGAGGAGTAATTCTCTTTATACAAATATTCAATCTGGGAAAGGGGAGGACTCTGTCAGGAAGCAGGAGCAGATTGTAAAAGCAAATTCGGAATACCTATTTGAAGTACATGAATTACCTAATAGCGTCAACACAGAAAGTCCTGTTGCAATGGAGTCTCCAAAGTATTCGCTGGGATCACCTCTCTGTGAAATCACTGAGATCGAACAAGATGTCACTGATGCTGCCTattttgattcaaacaaaattgtGAAAGGCCAAGCAAAGGATAATCCTTTAATTTCTGCAGTACAACTTATAGGGGATGGAGTTTCCCAGGTACAGTCTATTGGAAATCAGGCTGTTCACAACCTTGTGAACTTCTTGAACATCACTCCAGAAGATTCTGACATGACTGAGCCATCCTCTGCTGAGGATGAGGTATATGATGAAATGGAGAGCCAGAATAAGAGGTACGTTACTCTAGATCGTTCATCTTCGATGCAGTCTGACAATAGTTCGGATGCTACAAGTTTGCAGATAGGAAGGATATTTCGTCATATATGGTCCCAAATGCGGAGTAATAATGATTTTCTGTGTTACTGCTGCTTTGTTCTTGTCTTTCTGTGGAACTTCAGTTTGCTTTCAATGGTGTATCTTGCAGCTCTGTTCTTATATGCTCTATGTGTGCATACCGGCCCAAGTTGCTTCTTCTGGGTTATCATGCTAATTTACACTGAAATGTATATTTTGGTCCAGTACCTATACCAAATTATTATCCAGCACTGTGGGTTAAGGATTAATTCACAGCTGCTCCAGGCACTAGGATTCCCTTCACAGAAAATCAGCGCGTCATTTGTTATCAGTTCATTGCCTCTATTTCTTGTCTACTTATTTACCCTCTTACAGAGCTCTATAACTGCAAAAGATAATGAATGGATACCCTCTACTGACTTCAATTTTCATAGGAGTATTTTCAGTCAGAAAGAGGTGCTTGTGAATTACAGTTGGAGCCAAAGGATCCAGGTTCTGCTCCAACCAATCACAAATAGTGTAAAATTGATAATCAGAAGATTCTTCAGGTACTGGAAATCACTAACTCAGGGTGCAGAATCTCCTCCTTACTTTGTCCAGCTGTCTATGGATGTTCACTTGTGGCCAGAAGATGGTATACAGCCAGAGAGGATCGAGTCTGGAATAAATCAATTGCTAAAAATTGTTCATGACGACAGATGCACCGAAAAAGACCCCAGTCTTTGCCCATTCACTAGCAGGGTTCATGTCCAAAGCATTGAAAGAAGTCAGGAAAACACAAATGTTGCATTGGTTGTTTTGGAGGTGGTGTATGCCTCACCATTGGTGGGGTGTACTTCAGCAGAGTGGTACAAGTCACTAACTCCTGCAGCCGATGTAgcaaaagaaattgttaaagGACAAAGTGCTGGGTTTGTTGAAGACGTGGGATTTCCATACCAAATACTCTCTGTAATTGGGGGAGGCAAAAGAGAAATTGATCTGTATGCATACATTTTCGGTGCCGATTTGACTGTCTTCTTCCTAGTTGCCATTTTTTACCAAtctgttataaaaaataaaagtgaatttCTTGATGTTTACCAGCTTGAAGATCAGTTTCCAAAGGAGTTTGTATTTATCTTAATGGTAATTTGATCCTTTGtgctatttttattatatttgccATACTCCACATATCAGAATTCAAGAGAAGTTTTGGTGTTTTAGTTATTATTTCTTGCATTCTGGCATATATCCACATTGTCAATTTATCTAACCAGAGATGTTTTCTCATGCAGATCATCTTCTTCCTGATCGTTCTTGATCGCATAATTTACCTTTGCTCGTTTGCCATAGGAAAAGTGATGTTCTATCTATTCAACCTCATCCTCTTTACATATTCAGTTACAGAGTATGCTTGGCACATGGGGCCCTCCCATCAGCATGCTGGAGGGTTAGCTCTACGTGctatatttctcgcaaaagcaGTTTCTCTAACATTACAGGCGATACAAATCCGGTGTGGGATTCCCCATAAAAGCACCTTGTATCGACAGTTTTTGACAAGTGAAGTTTCACAAATTAATTACCTTGGTTATAGATTGTATCGTGCCCTACCATTTTTATATGAACTGCGATGTGTACTTGACTGGTCATGCACATCCACATCTTTGACCATGTATGACTGGTTGAAGGTAAGTATGATACAATTTTATGGCATTGCAATAAATTTAGTTTGCATTTTTGAGTCAAGCCTGGGGAAGTTATTTAATGCATCACCATTTCTATGATTACCTGCGTATTATACTGTTCTTTTCATTATAGAGTATAAAATCCAGAAGTAGAACATTACAATTGTGTTACAAGTCAAATGAGTCTGATGAGTATATGCCTGGTAGTTGTAGCTTTTGACATTTAACTTTGAATTAGCTTAAGAAAACCATGTTGAGTTCTTCCATGTTTAGTTGACCTCAGTCTTCTTTAGATACTGATCTAAGGCATTAGGCATCTAACTTTAGGCCAAAATAAGCTATCTCTTCGAGTGTTATGTATATCCCATGTCAGTCTACCATTATTGTGGGTTTTTTTGTGTGGCTGCTTATCCTATAGTTGGGGACTAAGCCTAATTATCTTCAGCTGTTGTACTGGATTAACTAGCATTTTACCAAAACCAAGTTCAATTATATTGCTTTTGTTTGGTTATTCCTGTCTGGTTTAGGTTCTGGTCCATGCCAGGCCCTTTTGGTTATGTTTTTTGTTGGGCTTGTATTTGACCAAGAGTGTTCAATAATTCCATATTGATGTGTATATATGTTTGGTTTAATTTCCTAATAATATCTATTCTCTTCCTACAGCTCCATACTTCTAATTCAACCAACTTTATTCATCATTCTATACCACCATCTGGCATCCCAGTTAGTTGACCTTTTTCTAGTTCTAAATTGGTGCCCATCCTCAACACCCTGTCGCCAACCCTATGTAGGGTCATTCTGCTTGAAGATGATAGCTGAAGGAATGTCATCATTAAATATGAATTGCTTAAAAGTTCAGTGAtgttatttcttaaaaaagGGTTACTTAGTCTATGTTATTTCTTTGCTGTGTTTCCTGTAACTTATATCATTCATCATTATTTGCTGTTTACATAGAGCGTCCTTTGTATCCTTTAACATAATAATTTGCCATTGACATGGAGCATGCCAACTGCTGACTCTGTGATTAccattctttaaaatatttggatattTTTGTCATAGAATAGATCATCACTTGCAAGTTAGGTCGTTGAGTTTCTGTTTTTAGCAATTGCaattgattagataattttctTGCTTATTTTGGAAACTGATATATGGTTCTATCCCTAGCTGGAGGACATACATGCAAGCCTTTACCTCGTCAAATGTGATGCAGTCTTGAATAGAGCTAAGCACAAACAAGGAGAGAAGCAAACAATAATGACCAAATGTTGCAATGGCATATGTTTGTTCTTTATATTAATCTGTACTATATGGGCTCCTATGCTGGTAAGAACCATAAAGACATGGCACCATTTGCATAATGAAACTCTTATGCCAACTCTTCTCACaagtatgtgtgtgtgtgtatggttatgtatatataaatcttaCTTTAGTCTCATCTTTTTGTTGGAATGTAGACCAGAAACCAACTTTTAAATGAAACTCTGAAGGCAGTTGATTTtccatcttttaattattttaagtatttagaAAGAGCTGAATAGTGAGCTTTGTGATAAGTTTCAGTACTTGCAATTTCTAAGAGTGTCATCATTATTTGTAATGTAAAATCTTAGTTTTATTCATCAGTTAAAACATGCATGCTTGCCTTGTTTACTGCTAGgtagataaaatataaacaggTGTGTTTTAACCCTtacaattttatgttttttccctTTACAGATGTACAGCAGTGGTAACCCAACAAACATTGCAAACCCCATTAAAGATGCCAGTGTTCAAATTGATATTAAGACTACTGGTGGAAGGTTGACATTGTATCAAACCACTCTATGCGAAAAGCTCAATTGGGATAATGTTAATTCTGACGTTAATCTTGATCCCCATAATTATCTGGATACGTATAATAAGGATGATATTCAGTTAATATGCTGTCAATCAGATGCAAGTATTTTGTGGCTTGTTCCTGATGTGGTTCAGACTAGATTTATACAGTCCCTTGACTGGGATAAAGATATTGATATTAGTTTTACTTGGGTACTTGCAAGAGATCGACCAAAAGGCAAGGAAGTGgtgaaatatgaaaaagatgTTGATCCTCAGGATCTTCCGAATGCCTCAGATGTTCAAAATGTCCTCAATGGTTCTACTAACAGTTTTGTCATATATAATCTTTATCCAAGATACTTTCGTGTAACTGGCTCCGGTGATGTCAGACCCTTTGAACTAGAGGTGAAACTCTTGTTCTTAGCACTCTTTGCTTGCTCACTGTTGAATAAActcatttgttttatataaatcaacTTTTGGCATCATGTGACACTTTATTGGAATGGTTAATAATCAAGTTATACTGATGCTGCTGAGTAGAAGGGTTTGATTCTTTTGCGTTGTTTTCCCTTATTATAATTGTTCATCTATAAAATTTAGTGGAAAGGCCTCTGTAAAGCCTTTGGTTagatttggttttatttttatgacaaaaccaaaaaaaatcatttcaagCTATTAACTTTTCAGTTAGTGGGAAAGACACTGGTCTATGGTGTATcagtgttaataaaaaaatgtaatgaacAACCTCAGAAGAGTTACTGATAAAGAACTGCTTATTTTTGTGTTGCAGGTAAATAGAGTTAGCGCAGATCTTGTTCTAAATCGTGCTGATTACCATTGGTGGTCCTTCCATGATATCAACTCATCCGATATTCATGGTTGTGGGGGTTTGACAGGGCCCATGGCAATTGTGGTCTCTGAAGAAACACCACCACGTAAGTTTCGAATAAACATTATGTCACATGTATCTTTTAATGGCATGTTATGAGTTTTCTTTCATATTGTTATTAATGCTACAATAATGCTTCAGAAGGTATTCTTGGCGATACCCTGAGTAAGTTCAGCATTTGGGGTCTCTACATAACCTTTGTGCTTGCTGTTGGCCGATTTATCAGACTTCAATGCTCCGACTTAAGAATGAGAATCCCTTATGAGAATCTACCTTCCTGTGACAGGTGAATGCATAATAGTTCTGAGGCCCTATCTATGTTATATGCAAAAAATAAAGTATGCAGTAAAAGTCAAAatgcaacattttttttttattattattctcttCTTTTACTTGTGTCTAAATACAAGCAacaaattagattcaaattttgGAGTTTTTCTTTGGTCATGAGTCTTTGACATGAAGTTTCTCAATTTTCCTGCTCAAAACctattttggttttaaaacataaatgtgACCTTTAGTTGGCTTCTGTCAGTTTTCTATGGATTTTTATCCTTGATGCCTAAAGAAGGTTAATGGAAAAGTACTTGTCAACTTTGCATTTTTCTGTCCTAACCAAAACCTGGTTATATGTTGCTGTAGGTTAATAGCCATCTGTGAGGACATATATTCGGCAAGAGCAGAGGGTGAGCATGGAGTTGAAGAGGTCCTTTACTGGACCCTAGTGAAAATTTACAGGTCACCACACATGCTGCTTGAGTACACCAAGCCAGACTAGGTTGTGGAAGCTGAATCCTGATTCATGCTGACATAGGACCTAACCTATACGCGCTTATAGTACATATactgatttttaaatttgtggttATAAGAAATGCTCTGACGGTATCATATTCTTTGGCCAGAGGCCTTCATGTAGGATATTGAAAACTGAATACATGTATATTAATGACAGGCAAAGAGGTATTTGTACAAAATCTGTTACAGTATTAGAAGGTGAAAGAAAAGAGATTATACGTCTAGGGTGTTTTTCGACAATATTGGTGATACATTATTTTAACTGATATGTATACAAATAGAAGCTTTGATGCAAGGGCactttcatttttctcattctcagttgtataaataaaaatgagttatCTCAAATACAAAGTAGAGCAGATGAAAATCCTGGTTTTGATCACATGCTCCTTCAAACCTTTTTAAGGAATGCATGCAAAAATTATAATGGCAAAATTTTTAACACCATTACTTGGTACGATAGAATTAGCTACTCCATAGAACATAATTCCACCATACAAAGACCATTATCAACAGCTATTCCTAGGGCCATAGTTCTGCCAAGTATATTCAGTCAAATGTACCACTTTTTTCCTAGCTGTACTTTCTGATAGTACACAAAATGACAAGGCTGGGTTAACAGTTCGGTTGTACCATACACCAAACTAAATCTTGATTCAAGAGTAGCTTAACTACAAAAACATCAATCTTCAATAATGTAACCACAGAAATAAATGACCCAAGGAAAAAATACGTGAGGCAGCTAGCTGTTAATCCCCGGCAGTTCCAGCTGAAACAATAGCCTGTGATGTTTTCCCCCTTTTCTTACCATCAGCAGTGGCAGAGCCCTTTCTGACATCTCCAGGAACGGTATCATTCATTATCTTTGGGACATTGAAAGTGAATTCTGAAGGGGGTATATCACTGTATTCAGGATTTGCTGCAAGAAAAGATGATACATCAGTACGAGTTCTCAATTTCTTCCCCGTTGGAGTTATATAGTAAGCATCCATTTTTGAGAAATCTCTTCTAAGCACCAAGCTTCTTCGAAATCC
This sequence is a window from Mangifera indica cultivar Alphonso chromosome 5, CATAS_Mindica_2.1, whole genome shotgun sequence. Protein-coding genes within it:
- the LOC123217307 gene encoding methyl-CpG-binding domain-containing protein 4-like, with translation MGDKQETPKTASKKSRGPATAARSIDTYAAQCEKCLKWRVIDKAEEYEDIRSKITDQPFVCEQRPGVSCKDPADIEYDATRVWVIDKPGIPKTPEGFRRSLVLRRDFSKMDAYYITPTGKKLRTRTDVSSFLAANPEYSDIPPSEFTFNVPKIMNDTVPGDVRKGSATADGKKRGKTSQAIVSAGTAGD
- the LOC123217306 gene encoding piezo-type mechanosensitive ion channel homolog isoform X3 — encoded protein: MDFILSSRESSLTEKLLPSKHSFFIRESRTGVRHSNVLLRGAVFRTFSINFFTYGFPVSLFALSFWSFHFASVCAFGLLAYVGYIIYAFPSLFHLHRLNGMLLVFILLWAVSTYIFNVAFAFLNWKLGKDMEIWEMVGLWHYPIPGFFLLAQFCLGVLVALGNLVNNSVFLYLSDEDWRSSNESSTVEVEQETKVLVVATIAWGLCKCSRAIMLALIFIIAMKPGFIHAVYMIFFLIYLLSHNISRKIRKSLILLCEAHFALLYILQIDLISNALKQKGSLSMEILLQLGLLKHDSSWDFLEIAFLGCFCAIHNHGFEMLFSFSAIVQHTPSPPIGFSILKAGLSKSVLLSVYASSTTKCSHDNPSYERRIASFLSTIGQKFLSMYRSCGTQIAFLTILLTVYLVAPNYISCGYIFLLLVWIIGRQLVEKTKRRLWFPLKAYAFTVFVFIYSLSSFPSFQMWLSGLIDLDIYLGYNSEASLLKNVWQSLAVLIVMQLYSYERRQSKYNRLDDSNLLDSSLPGFIKRFLVWHSQKILFVALFYASLSPISAFGLVYLLGVVIFSTLPKASRIPSKSSLIYTGLLVTTEYLFQMWGKQAGMFPGQKHSDLPLFLGWHVYKPSFWGLESGLRGKVLVIVACTLQYNVFRWLEKMPSSILNKGKWEEPCPLFVSAKDVHVNASHSNEENIPSSNPSALSLKRKSVTSNSWPSFTSGQAQTSNLVSSKTGGSEGSSNKIFSFGYIWGSTKESHKWNKKCILVLRKERFETQKAVFKVYMKFWIENLFNLFGLELNMIALLLASFALLNAISLLYIALLAAYVLLTRRIIQKLWPILVFLFAAILILEYLAIWKNMSPLNQHITDDPNVHCHDCWRSSAQNFQYCKNCWLGLVVDDPRMLISYFAVFMLACFKLRADLVSSLSGSSSYHQMISQRKNSFVWRDLSFETKSMWTFFDYLRLYCYCHLMDLVLALILITGTLEYDILHLGYLAFALVFFRLRLEILKKKNKIFKFLRIYNFTLIILSLAYQSPFVGEFSVGECETINYIFEMIGFYKYDYGFRITARSALVEIIIFMLVSLQSYMFSSQDFDHVSRYLEAEQIGAIVHEQEKKAAWKTAQLQHIRESEEKIHQRHLQVEKMKSEMLNLQIQLHSMNSIANGGNSTPNTEGLRRRRSNSLYTNIQSGKGEDSVRKQEQIVKANSEYLFEVHELPNSVNTESPVAMESPKYSLGSPLCEITEIEQDVTDAAYFDSNKIVKGQAKDNPLISAVQLIGDGVSQVQSIGNQAVHNLVNFLNITPEDSDMTEPSSAEDEVYDEMESQNKRYVTLDRSSSMQSDNSSDATSLQIGRIFRHIWSQMRSNNDFLCYCCFVLVFLWNFSLLSMVYLAALFLYALCVHTGPSCFFWVIMLIYTEMYILVQYLYQIIIQHCGLRINSQLLQALGFPSQKISASFVISSLPLFLVYLFTLLQSSITAKDNEWIPSTDFNFHRSIFSQKEVLVNYSWSQRIQVLLQPITNSVKLIIRRFFRYWKSLTQGAESPPYFVQLSMDVHLWPEDGIQPERIESGINQLLKIVHDDRCTEKDPSLCPFTSRVHVQSIERSQENTNVALVVLEVVYASPLVGCTSAEWYKSLTPAADVAKEIVKGQSAGFVEDVGFPYQILSVIGGGKREIDLYAYIFGADLTVFFLVAIFYQSVIKNKSEFLDVYQLEDQFPKEFVFILMIIFFLIVLDRIIYLCSFAIGKVMFYLFNLILFTYSVTEYAWHMGPSHQHAGGLALRAIFLAKAVSLTLQAIQIRCGIPHKSTLYRQFLTSEVSQINYLGYRLYRALPFLYELRCVLDWSCTSTSLTMYDWLKLEDIHASLYLVKCDAVLNRAKHKQGEKQTIMTKCCNGICLFFILICTIWAPMLMYSSGNPTNIANPIKDASVQIDIKTTGGRLTLYQTTLCEKLNWDNVNSDVNLDPHNYLDTYNKDDIQLICCQSDASILWLVPDVVQTRFIQSLDWDKDIDISFTWVLARDRPKGKEVVKYEKDVDPQDLPNASDVQNVLNGSTNSFVIYNLYPRYFRVTGSGDVRPFELEVNRVSADLVLNRADYHWWSFHDINSSDIHGCGGLTGPMAIVVSEETPPQGILGDTLSKFSIWGLYITFVLAVGRFIRLQCSDLRMRIPYENLPSCDRLIAICEDIYSARAEGEHGVEEVLYWTLVKIYRSPHMLLEYTKPD